Proteins encoded within one genomic window of Amorphus orientalis:
- a CDS encoding DUF1127 domain-containing protein produces the protein MMLIHSESSTAPSTRTWSGRVAGWLVAAHKAYKGRRALTRLMEADDRMLHDIGVTRDDVQQALRTPVTDDPSARLRVRAVARRATLRSELADSRAATQTRTAQATECADC, from the coding sequence ATGATGTTGATCCATTCCGAGAGTTCCACCGCCCCCTCCACCCGGACCTGGTCCGGCCGCGTGGCCGGCTGGCTCGTGGCCGCCCACAAGGCTTACAAGGGGCGCCGCGCCCTGACCCGCCTGATGGAAGCGGACGACCGGATGCTGCACGATATCGGCGTGACGCGGGATGACGTTCAGCAGGCTCTGCGTACTCCGGTGACGGATGACCCGTCGGCACGGCTTCGGGTGCGGGCGGTCGCGCGCCGCGCCACCCTGCGCTCGGAACTCGCCGACAGCCGGGCCGCCACCCAAACCAGAACGGCCCAGGCGACCGAGTGCGCCGACTGCTGA
- a CDS encoding DUF937 domain-containing protein → MDAGFDFSTLARAGSAIAEMADKLDLSTAETSRAIVALLPAFSIAYQRAAADPERFKAALSSAMPAGDMDDDRERLTRVFFGRDDLARAVIDQAARTSGLGAEVVHTLFPAMAADLATSLSRQSQLGTAGDLMVAFLRGYARGRSGTPGPVTFNPWLDAMSAFTEGFMRGQTPDDPAARTAPFAPFTTPDMATYQQLFDQFMPPPLKSGMDRKG, encoded by the coding sequence ATGGATGCTGGTTTCGACTTTTCCACTCTCGCCAGGGCCGGCTCGGCAATCGCCGAAATGGCCGACAAGCTCGACCTGTCGACCGCCGAGACCAGCCGCGCGATCGTGGCGCTGCTTCCGGCCTTTTCGATTGCCTATCAGCGCGCTGCCGCCGACCCGGAGCGGTTCAAGGCGGCGTTGTCGAGCGCGATGCCTGCGGGCGACATGGATGACGACCGTGAGCGCCTGACCAGGGTCTTCTTCGGCCGGGACGATCTGGCGCGTGCCGTGATCGATCAGGCGGCGCGCACCAGCGGGCTCGGGGCGGAGGTGGTCCACACGCTGTTTCCGGCCATGGCCGCCGATCTCGCAACGTCGCTGTCGCGGCAGAGCCAGCTCGGGACCGCCGGCGACCTGATGGTGGCGTTCCTGCGCGGATACGCCCGCGGCCGGTCGGGGACCCCGGGGCCGGTCACGTTCAATCCGTGGCTGGATGCCATGTCCGCCTTTACCGAAGGCTTCATGCGCGGCCAGACGCCGGACGACCCGGCTGCCCGGACCGCGCCTTTTGCGCCGTTCACGACGCCCGACATGGCAACCTACCAGCAACTCTTCGACCAGTTCATGCCACCGCCGCTCAAGTCCGGGATGGACCGCAAGGGCTGA
- a CDS encoding cold-shock protein, which yields MAIGTVKFFNHTRGFGFITPAEGGPDVFVHATAVERAGMPPLEEGQKVSYDVEPDRRSGKNAATNLANA from the coding sequence ATGGCTATTGGTACCGTTAAGTTTTTCAACCACACGCGCGGTTTCGGTTTCATCACCCCGGCTGAAGGCGGCCCGGACGTGTTCGTGCACGCCACGGCCGTCGAGCGCGCCGGCATGCCGCCGCTCGAGGAAGGCCAGAAGGTCAGCTACGACGTCGAGCCGGACCGTCGGTCGGGCAAGAACGCGGCGACGAACCTCGCCAACGCCTGA
- a CDS encoding GGDEF domain-containing protein codes for MLCLSLLGIYARPEGDWSAFWPANAVLLGMIVRIPGAASPAGWMGALIGYLAADLLTGGGVYAAGLLTAGNMSGVMVGAMFLLRLDPDDLFLRRPRAILLLALIAAFAAAVSGVVGGLAAHIFFDHSYIEGWLSWFLTELVNYVAILPMVLTVPALSSLRRMNLRGLSESVFDPARLAPAVALGLSFVAALMIGGPGAPSYPIPALLWCALTYSLFATACLTFLLTMWILISVLAGIMFVPAIAADPDALISIRLGVMMMALAPITVASAIYARQELLDKLRHLATRDPLTDLLNRKAFTDEAKACLADLDRRGRPVALAMIDLDRFKEINDSFGHTGGDEVLVAFARMVREEVRDGDSVARMGGEEFSLLLPDCDRRRAEAIAERIRGKVAGTAVHTSSGAVIHATVSIGLAVEDPAASSLEGLLYVADQALYRAKDAGRNRTEIS; via the coding sequence GTGCTCTGTCTCTCTCTGCTGGGCATTTACGCCCGTCCCGAGGGAGACTGGTCGGCGTTCTGGCCGGCCAACGCTGTGCTTTTGGGAATGATCGTCCGGATTCCGGGCGCGGCTTCTCCCGCCGGGTGGATGGGGGCCCTGATCGGCTATCTGGCGGCCGATCTTTTGACGGGCGGAGGAGTGTACGCGGCCGGGCTGCTCACGGCCGGCAACATGTCGGGCGTTATGGTCGGAGCGATGTTTCTCCTGCGCCTCGACCCCGACGACCTCTTCCTCCGGCGCCCTCGGGCGATCCTGCTCCTTGCCCTGATTGCGGCGTTCGCCGCGGCGGTGTCCGGCGTTGTCGGCGGTCTGGCCGCCCACATCTTCTTCGACCACAGCTACATTGAGGGGTGGCTGTCCTGGTTTCTGACGGAGCTCGTGAACTACGTGGCCATCCTTCCGATGGTGCTGACCGTTCCGGCTCTGTCCAGTTTGCGCCGTATGAACCTCCGCGGATTGAGCGAGAGCGTATTCGATCCGGCGCGGCTCGCTCCGGCGGTGGCGTTGGGCCTGTCCTTTGTCGCCGCGCTTATGATCGGCGGGCCGGGCGCGCCGAGCTATCCGATCCCGGCGCTTCTGTGGTGTGCCCTGACCTACAGTCTGTTCGCGACCGCCTGCCTCACCTTTCTCCTGACCATGTGGATCCTGATATCGGTGCTCGCCGGCATCATGTTCGTGCCGGCTATCGCCGCCGATCCCGATGCCCTGATCTCGATCCGTCTCGGTGTGATGATGATGGCGCTTGCCCCGATAACCGTCGCCAGCGCCATTTACGCCCGCCAGGAATTGCTGGACAAGCTCCGCCATCTGGCCACCCGGGACCCGCTGACAGATCTCCTCAACCGGAAGGCATTCACGGACGAGGCGAAGGCGTGCCTCGCCGATCTTGATCGCCGCGGGCGTCCGGTCGCGCTCGCGATGATCGATCTCGACCGGTTCAAGGAGATCAACGATTCCTTTGGGCACACCGGCGGTGATGAGGTGTTGGTGGCATTCGCCCGGATGGTGCGCGAGGAAGTCCGCGACGGCGACAGCGTCGCCCGCATGGGTGGAGAGGAGTTCTCGCTCCTGCTTCCCGATTGCGACCGGCGAAGGGCTGAGGCCATCGCCGAACGGATCCGCGGCAAGGTTGCCGGAACTGCGGTCCACACCAGCTCCGGTGCCGTCATCCACGCTACGGTCAGCATTGGCCTGGCGGTGGAGGATCCTGCGGCCAGCAGTCTCGAGGGTCTGCTCTACGTCGCAGACCAGGCTCTCTACCGCGCCAAGGACGCCGGGCGGAACCGGACGGAAATCTCGTGA
- a CDS encoding glutamate--cysteine ligase, translating into MARDTTDDTPIEDTAALAAWVAEGEKPPEAFRIGTEHEKFGFLRDTLMPAPYDGPSGIAPLLRGMEVLLGWEPILDGEAIIGLVDPVGGGAISLEPGGQFELSGAPLENLHQTCREANAHLAQVRQIAEPLGLGFLGIGVAPTWSYSDMPRMPKQRYEIMTNYMPKVGSRGLDMMYRTATIQVNLDYASEADMVKKLRVGLALQPVATALFADSPFLDGKPNGFLSYRSEIWRDTDPDRTGMMPFAFDEGFGYEAYVDWCLDVPMYFVKRGGSYIDVTGHTFREFMEGRLPHLPGELPTIGDWTNHLSTIFPEVRLKRFLEMRGADGGPWRRICAVPALWVGLLYDEGVLDQAWEMVKDWTAEERQAARDSVPRLGLKAEIAGRPMLDVARDVLDLSREGLKRRARMNSSSSDETQYLAPLEEVVALGRTMAERMLDLYEGPWQGKLDQIFTDYAF; encoded by the coding sequence ATGGCGCGCGACACGACCGACGACACACCGATCGAGGACACGGCCGCCCTGGCGGCCTGGGTGGCTGAAGGCGAGAAACCGCCGGAGGCCTTCCGGATCGGCACCGAGCACGAGAAGTTCGGCTTTCTCCGCGATACCCTGATGCCCGCTCCCTATGACGGGCCCTCGGGCATCGCGCCGCTCCTGCGCGGTATGGAAGTCCTTTTGGGCTGGGAGCCGATCCTGGACGGGGAAGCCATCATCGGGTTGGTGGACCCGGTGGGCGGCGGGGCGATCAGCCTGGAGCCCGGCGGCCAGTTCGAACTGTCCGGCGCGCCGCTGGAAAACCTCCACCAGACCTGCCGCGAAGCGAACGCGCATCTGGCCCAGGTGCGCCAGATCGCCGAACCGCTCGGGCTCGGCTTTCTCGGCATCGGCGTCGCGCCGACCTGGTCCTATTCCGACATGCCGCGCATGCCCAAGCAGCGCTACGAGATCATGACCAACTACATGCCGAAGGTCGGATCCCGCGGCCTCGACATGATGTACAGGACGGCCACCATCCAGGTGAACCTGGACTATGCCAGCGAAGCCGACATGGTGAAGAAGCTCAGGGTCGGCTTGGCGCTGCAGCCGGTGGCGACCGCCCTGTTCGCGGATTCGCCGTTCCTGGACGGCAAGCCGAACGGGTTCCTGTCCTACCGCTCGGAGATCTGGCGCGACACCGATCCGGATCGCACCGGCATGATGCCGTTCGCCTTCGACGAGGGGTTCGGCTACGAGGCCTATGTCGACTGGTGCCTCGACGTGCCGATGTATTTCGTGAAGCGGGGCGGGTCCTATATCGACGTGACCGGCCACACCTTCCGCGAGTTCATGGAAGGCCGGCTGCCGCACCTTCCGGGCGAGCTGCCGACAATCGGCGACTGGACCAATCACCTCTCGACGATCTTTCCCGAGGTGCGGCTGAAGCGCTTCCTGGAGATGCGCGGTGCCGACGGCGGGCCGTGGCGCCGGATCTGTGCAGTCCCCGCGCTGTGGGTCGGGCTTCTCTACGACGAGGGCGTGCTCGATCAGGCCTGGGAAATGGTGAAGGACTGGACCGCGGAGGAGCGGCAGGCGGCGCGGGACAGCGTGCCCCGCCTCGGCCTCAAGGCCGAGATCGCGGGCCGGCCGATGCTCGATGTGGCGCGCGATGTCCTGGATCTGTCCCGCGAGGGGCTCAAGCGGCGGGCGCGCATGAACAGCTCCAGCAGCGACGAGACCCAGTATCTCGCGCCGCTGGAAGAAGTGGTGGCCCTGGGCCGGACCATGGCCGAGCGCATGCTGGATCTCTATGAGGGTCCCTGGCAGGGCAAGCTCGATCAGATCTTCACCGACTACGCGTTTTGA
- a CDS encoding 16S rRNA (uracil(1498)-N(3))-methyltransferase encodes MARYDFTTPRLHVDAPLAEGGSVALDAGRTNYLRNVLRLAEGAEVLLFNGSDGEWRARIAKVAKKASELTCVERTREQEKLPDLVYLFAPLKHARLDYMVQKAVEMGAGRLAPVFTQHTQATRINLERMRANVVEAAEQCGVIAVPEVCEPAKLERVIDGWSADEPGRRLIVCDESAPVGSPIETLLALTPGPLGLLIGPEGGFSREEREMLLGHEAVVPVSLGPRILRADTAAVAALAVVQAACGDWR; translated from the coding sequence ATGGCTCGCTACGACTTCACCACGCCGCGTCTTCATGTCGACGCCCCGCTTGCCGAGGGCGGCTCCGTCGCGCTCGATGCCGGCCGCACGAACTATCTCAGGAACGTGCTGCGTCTGGCGGAAGGCGCCGAGGTGCTGCTCTTCAACGGAAGCGACGGCGAATGGCGCGCCCGGATCGCGAAGGTCGCGAAGAAGGCGTCCGAGCTCACCTGCGTGGAGCGCACGCGGGAGCAGGAGAAGCTGCCGGACCTCGTCTACCTGTTCGCGCCGCTGAAGCATGCGCGCCTCGACTACATGGTCCAGAAGGCCGTTGAGATGGGGGCGGGGCGCCTCGCGCCGGTCTTCACCCAGCACACCCAGGCGACCCGCATCAACCTGGAGCGGATGCGGGCCAACGTGGTGGAAGCCGCCGAGCAGTGCGGCGTCATCGCGGTGCCGGAGGTCTGCGAGCCGGCCAAGCTGGAGCGGGTGATCGACGGGTGGAGCGCGGACGAACCCGGCCGCCGGCTGATCGTCTGCGACGAAAGCGCGCCGGTGGGCAGCCCGATCGAGACCCTGTTGGCCCTGACGCCGGGGCCGCTCGGCCTCCTGATCGGTCCCGAAGGCGGGTTCTCCCGGGAGGAACGCGAGATGCTGCTCGGCCATGAGGCGGTCGTGCCGGTGTCGCTCGGGCCGCGCATCCTGCGCGCCGACACGGCCGCGGTCGCCGCGCTCGCGGTGGTTCAAGCGGCTTGCGGAGACTGGCGGTAA
- the xseA gene encoding exodeoxyribonuclease VII large subunit — protein MTDTERTASNAGEFTVSEISGALKRTVEDAYGYVRVRGEVSGYRGPHSSGHCYFSLKDEKARLEAVVWRGVFGKLKVKPEEGMEMIATGRISTFPGASKYQIIIDAIEPAGAGALMALLEARRKALAAEGLFDADRKVRPPFLPRVIGVVTSPTGAVIRDILHRLTDRFPVHVLVWPVRVQGEESAAEVAAAVAGFNRLQAGGAIPRPDTLIVARGGGSLEDLWGFNDEAVVRAVAASTIPVISAVGHETDTTLIDFVADIRAPTPTAAAEIAVPVRSELVAVVDDRARRLYQAERRHLDTRRSELRALARAMPAPLDLVASQRQRFDHAGSRLSSALSAAASAHRLALQQSAARLRPGLLRQSVRLGRRTMDNLSERSAQQFIGTARRARRQFDQCGERLAPGILSRALAANRKQFDDIGRRLDPCYSRTVSARRERLDNLWKLVQALSHQGVLDRGFVLVRDSEGKALTRAGMVGPGEALRLTFADGDVAAVAAGSAPPRPSSRTKRTPSPKDPRDQGTLL, from the coding sequence ATGACCGACACAGAGCGCACCGCCTCCAACGCCGGCGAATTCACCGTTTCGGAGATTTCCGGCGCGCTCAAGCGCACGGTCGAGGATGCCTACGGCTATGTCCGGGTGCGCGGCGAGGTGTCCGGCTATCGCGGCCCGCACTCCTCCGGCCACTGCTATTTTTCGCTCAAGGACGAGAAGGCCCGGCTGGAGGCCGTGGTCTGGCGCGGCGTGTTCGGCAAGCTGAAGGTGAAGCCGGAAGAGGGCATGGAGATGATCGCCACCGGGCGGATCTCCACCTTCCCGGGCGCCTCCAAGTACCAGATCATCATCGACGCGATCGAACCGGCCGGCGCGGGGGCGCTGATGGCGCTCCTGGAAGCCCGGCGCAAGGCGCTGGCCGCCGAAGGGCTGTTCGACGCCGACCGCAAGGTGCGGCCGCCGTTTCTGCCCCGGGTGATCGGCGTGGTGACCTCGCCGACCGGCGCCGTGATCCGCGACATCCTGCATCGGCTCACCGACCGGTTCCCGGTCCACGTTCTGGTCTGGCCGGTGCGGGTCCAGGGGGAAGAGTCCGCTGCCGAGGTCGCAGCCGCCGTCGCCGGGTTCAACCGGCTTCAGGCCGGCGGCGCCATTCCCCGGCCCGACACGCTGATCGTGGCACGCGGCGGCGGCAGCCTGGAGGACCTCTGGGGTTTCAACGACGAGGCGGTGGTGCGCGCCGTCGCCGCCTCGACGATCCCGGTGATCTCCGCCGTCGGCCACGAGACCGACACCACCCTGATCGATTTCGTCGCCGACATCCGGGCTCCGACCCCGACGGCGGCGGCCGAGATCGCCGTGCCGGTGCGCTCGGAACTGGTGGCCGTCGTGGACGACCGCGCCCGCCGGCTCTACCAGGCTGAGCGCCGCCATCTGGACACCCGGCGCTCGGAGCTCAGGGCGCTCGCACGGGCAATGCCGGCGCCGCTGGATCTCGTCGCCTCCCAGCGCCAGCGCTTCGATCATGCCGGATCGCGGCTTTCCAGCGCCCTGTCGGCGGCGGCGTCGGCCCATCGGCTGGCACTGCAGCAATCGGCTGCCCGGCTGCGGCCCGGCCTGCTCAGGCAGTCGGTCCGGCTCGGCCGGCGCACCATGGACAATCTGTCGGAGCGATCCGCCCAGCAGTTCATCGGCACCGCGCGCCGCGCCCGCCGACAATTCGACCAGTGCGGCGAACGGCTGGCGCCGGGGATCCTGTCCCGGGCGCTCGCCGCCAACCGCAAGCAGTTCGACGACATCGGCCGCCGGCTCGACCCCTGTTACAGCCGCACCGTTTCCGCCCGGCGCGAGCGGCTCGACAATCTCTGGAAACTGGTCCAGGCGCTGTCGCATCAGGGGGTGCTGGACCGCGGCTTCGTGCTGGTGCGCGACAGCGAGGGCAAGGCGCTGACCCGGGCCGGGATGGTCGGCCCTGGCGAGGCCCTGCGTCTCACCTTCGCCGATGGCGACGTGGCCGCGGTTGCCGCCGGTTCCGCGCCGCCCCGTCCGTCTTCCAGAACCAAGCGCACGCCGTCGCCGAAGGATCCCCGCGATCAGGGAACCTTGCTGTAG
- a CDS encoding glycosyltransferase — protein MLSVIIPTHNSEFALARCLAALVPGAIDGVVSEVIVADRASTDGTAKVADAAGCRLIAMDQPREARIEAGIAAIERGSWVLVLEPTVSLEPGWQNEVGAFIERTERAGRAGEQTAVFRFAFDEFVRPRRLSQAYVALRGHFLGLPVPEQGLLANRQALTAALAGKKRGRSGGLDGVISWRRLSVLRSRALVHPEQPA, from the coding sequence ATGCTGAGCGTCATTATTCCGACACACAACAGTGAATTCGCGCTCGCACGGTGCCTTGCGGCGCTCGTGCCCGGCGCGATCGACGGCGTCGTCTCGGAAGTGATCGTGGCCGATCGGGCCTCGACGGACGGTACCGCCAAGGTCGCGGACGCGGCCGGATGCCGGCTGATCGCCATGGATCAGCCGCGCGAAGCGCGGATCGAGGCCGGCATCGCCGCCATCGAGCGCGGAAGCTGGGTGCTGGTCCTGGAGCCCACGGTCTCGCTGGAGCCGGGCTGGCAGAACGAAGTCGGCGCCTTCATCGAACGGACGGAGCGGGCCGGCCGCGCCGGCGAGCAGACCGCGGTGTTCCGGTTCGCCTTCGACGAGTTCGTCCGTCCCCGGCGCCTGTCACAGGCCTATGTCGCCCTCCGGGGCCATTTTCTGGGCCTTCCGGTGCCCGAGCAGGGCCTGCTGGCCAACCGCCAGGCGCTGACTGCCGCCCTCGCCGGAAAGAAGCGTGGCCGATCCGGCGGGCTCGACGGCGTGATTTCCTGGCGGCGCCTGTCGGTGCTGCGCTCGCGCGCGCTGGTCCATCCCGAGCAGCCGGCCTGA
- a CDS encoding PA0069 family radical SAM protein: MNAPLRQPIEPDAAAGALIADQAAPLAKKARRARPARHAPVETPAGDAPFGGRLDSDRRRCRGAAVNPSGRFEPTALEAFDDGWESLGDLPALKTDVRLETPRSVITRNESPDIGFDRSINPYRGCEHGCVYCFARPSHAYLGLSPGLDFETRLTAKPDAAAVLERELASPRYQPKTIALGTNTDPYQPIEKEHRITRSILEVLERTNHPVGIVTKSAMVVRDIDILQRMAEKGLARVAISITTLDRKLARAMEPRAATPERRIAAVEALSAAGIPTSVMVAPIIPALNDGEIETILERAAAAGAREAGYVLLRLPLEVSDVFKDWLLRHYPDRYRRVLSIIREMRGGKDYDSTFGTRMKGEGPYAWTLGRRFELAAKRNKINVERQRLRTDLFVKPLGDGRQLSLF; the protein is encoded by the coding sequence ATGAACGCCCCTTTGCGCCAACCGATCGAACCCGATGCCGCCGCAGGCGCCCTGATCGCCGATCAGGCGGCTCCTCTTGCGAAGAAGGCCCGACGCGCTCGCCCTGCCCGGCACGCGCCGGTCGAGACGCCGGCCGGTGACGCCCCGTTCGGGGGCCGGCTCGACAGCGACCGCCGGCGCTGCCGGGGCGCGGCCGTCAATCCGTCCGGACGCTTCGAGCCGACCGCGCTGGAGGCATTCGACGACGGCTGGGAAAGTCTTGGCGACCTGCCCGCCCTGAAGACGGACGTGCGGCTCGAAACGCCCCGGTCCGTGATCACGCGCAATGAGTCCCCCGATATCGGCTTCGATCGCTCGATCAACCCCTATCGCGGTTGCGAGCACGGCTGTGTCTACTGTTTCGCGCGGCCGAGCCACGCCTATCTGGGCCTCTCGCCCGGCCTCGATTTCGAGACCCGGCTGACGGCCAAGCCGGACGCTGCCGCCGTTCTCGAACGGGAACTCGCCAGTCCCCGCTATCAGCCGAAGACCATCGCGCTCGGCACCAACACCGATCCCTATCAGCCCATCGAGAAGGAGCACCGGATCACGCGGTCGATCCTGGAGGTGCTGGAGCGGACCAACCACCCGGTGGGCATCGTCACCAAGTCGGCGATGGTGGTGCGCGACATCGACATCCTGCAGCGCATGGCGGAGAAGGGGCTCGCCAGGGTGGCGATCTCCATCACCACCCTGGACCGCAAGCTCGCCCGCGCGATGGAGCCGCGCGCTGCCACGCCGGAGCGGCGGATCGCCGCCGTCGAGGCGCTGTCGGCCGCCGGCATCCCCACCAGCGTCATGGTCGCGCCGATCATCCCGGCCCTCAACGACGGAGAGATCGAGACCATCCTGGAGCGGGCCGCCGCCGCCGGTGCCCGGGAGGCCGGGTACGTGCTCCTCCGGTTGCCGCTGGAAGTCTCGGACGTCTTCAAGGACTGGCTGCTCCGGCACTATCCGGACCGGTACCGCCGGGTGCTGTCGATCATCCGGGAAATGCGGGGCGGCAAGGACTACGATTCGACCTTCGGCACCCGGATGAAGGGCGAAGGGCCGTATGCCTGGACCCTCGGACGCCGCTTCGAGCTGGCGGCCAAGCGCAACAAAATCAATGTCGAGCGCCAGCGGCTGCGGACCGATCTGTTCGTCAAACCCCTGGGAGACGGGCGCCAGCTGAGCCTGTTCTGA
- a CDS encoding ribonuclease HII, with protein sequence MAVRFAAIVRSVMPAITLPSPSLFPDPAFDRSVRRRCDGPVCGVDEAGRGPWAGPVVAAAVTLPRNTRIKGIADSKVLSAEARTELYAKIIARADVSITIASSRRIDAMNIRAACLWAMARAVAGLAERPRLALVDGRDLPPGLCCDGEAVIDGDAQSTVIAAASIVAKVTRDRLMQQLALSFPDYGFERHKGYGTKAHQAALAAHGPTIHHRRSFRPVRDLIEAAAAPASGAASIEMTAIEPAVFTGC encoded by the coding sequence ATGGCGGTTCGATTCGCCGCCATCGTCCGGTCCGTGATGCCCGCAATCACCCTGCCCTCGCCGAGCCTTTTTCCCGATCCTGCCTTCGACCGGTCCGTGCGCCGGCGCTGCGACGGGCCGGTGTGCGGCGTCGACGAGGCCGGCCGGGGGCCTTGGGCGGGTCCGGTGGTCGCAGCCGCCGTGACCCTGCCGCGCAACACCCGGATCAAGGGCATTGCCGATTCCAAGGTGCTCAGCGCCGAGGCGCGGACGGAGCTCTACGCGAAAATCATCGCCCGCGCCGACGTCTCCATCACGATCGCTTCGTCCCGGCGCATCGATGCCATGAACATCCGGGCCGCCTGTCTCTGGGCCATGGCCCGGGCCGTCGCAGGACTGGCCGAGCGCCCGCGCCTCGCCCTGGTCGACGGCCGCGACCTGCCGCCGGGCCTGTGCTGTGACGGCGAGGCCGTCATCGACGGCGATGCCCAGTCCACCGTGATCGCCGCTGCGTCGATCGTGGCCAAGGTGACCCGGGACCGGCTCATGCAGCAGCTGGCACTCTCCTTTCCCGACTACGGCTTCGAGCGGCACAAGGGCTACGGCACCAAGGCGCACCAGGCCGCGCTTGCCGCCCATGGCCCGACCATCCACCACCGCCGCTCATTCCGCCCGGTCCGCGACCTCATCGAGGCGGCCGCAGCGCCTGCGTCTGGTGCCGCGTCCATCGAGATGACCGCAATTGAACCGGCCGTTTTCACCGGGTGTTAA